From one Brevibacterium sp. 'Marine' genomic stretch:
- a CDS encoding DNA methyltransferase, with product MARLNLKTVEERVARLGAQESYDRDIVFDLLLAYGKPKGNVTRLRNGSLNVAADPSCEIAQKNVVYFREATGDPLAEIEELRKAAHVVRFNPRFVVVTNYAEFVAVDMKTGDNLAIPIHDIDKHFTFFLPWAGMEKAQYVAEAHADVKAAERMGKLFDELLAANPDLMALPHGRHALNVFFTRLLFCFFAEDTGIFTANQFTNAVGSHTQIDGSDVDEFLSDLFTALDTKNRADKPPYLADFPYVNGRLFAVKNSENVPAFTKTARQQLIDLGTLIWREINPDIFGSMFQSIVTPGTRSGLGQHYTSVPNILKTIEPLFLDELKEQLDFGFDSVKKLEMLLDRISEIKIFDPACGSGNFLVIAYKELRKLEHAILERLAELDSKHQVLFAESRINIENFYGIEIDDFAAEVAILSLWIAKHQMNAEFREKFNVSIPLIPLREAGNITAGNANRIEWNSICPNDRKSEIYLIGNPPYYGAKKQTADQKADYAFAFAGNSYPKNLNYVALWFTKGADYIRNSRAELAFVTTDSVVQGEHVGMMFPALFAKGLEIGYAYTPFKWENNAKRNAGVTVAVISLRNISKASKFLYIDGLRVSAGNINGYLVDASNIVVEKSTKPRNGLPPMHSGSMPIDDGNLILSRKEADNLMADPAAAGFVKKFVGTKP from the coding sequence GTGGCGAGGTTAAACCTCAAGACGGTCGAGGAACGGGTTGCTCGACTGGGCGCGCAGGAGTCCTACGATCGCGACATAGTCTTCGACTTGTTGCTAGCGTACGGCAAACCCAAGGGAAACGTCACCAGGTTGCGGAACGGCTCGCTCAATGTCGCAGCGGACCCAAGTTGCGAGATCGCGCAGAAAAACGTCGTCTACTTCCGTGAGGCAACCGGTGACCCCCTTGCCGAGATCGAGGAACTGCGCAAAGCGGCTCACGTAGTCCGGTTTAACCCCCGGTTTGTCGTTGTCACCAACTACGCCGAATTCGTCGCCGTCGACATGAAGACCGGCGATAATCTGGCGATCCCGATCCACGATATCGACAAGCACTTCACCTTCTTTCTCCCGTGGGCTGGAATGGAGAAGGCACAATATGTCGCAGAAGCACACGCGGACGTCAAGGCCGCCGAACGGATGGGGAAGCTGTTTGACGAACTCCTGGCTGCCAACCCCGACCTGATGGCCCTCCCGCACGGCAGGCATGCACTTAACGTCTTCTTCACCAGACTGCTATTCTGTTTCTTCGCCGAAGACACCGGCATCTTCACGGCCAATCAGTTCACGAATGCTGTCGGATCGCACACCCAGATCGATGGCTCCGACGTCGATGAGTTCCTCTCCGATCTATTCACCGCGCTGGACACAAAGAACCGGGCTGACAAACCGCCATACCTGGCTGACTTCCCGTATGTGAACGGGCGGCTGTTCGCTGTGAAAAATTCAGAGAACGTCCCTGCTTTCACGAAGACGGCCCGCCAGCAGCTCATCGACTTGGGCACACTCATCTGGCGGGAGATCAACCCTGACATCTTCGGCTCCATGTTTCAGTCGATCGTCACCCCAGGAACACGCTCCGGCCTCGGTCAGCACTACACCTCAGTGCCGAACATCCTCAAGACCATAGAACCGCTGTTCCTCGATGAACTCAAAGAGCAGCTGGACTTCGGATTCGATTCGGTTAAAAAGCTCGAGATGCTCCTCGACCGAATTAGCGAGATCAAGATCTTCGACCCTGCCTGCGGGTCGGGAAACTTCCTTGTCATCGCCTACAAGGAACTGCGCAAGCTTGAGCACGCAATCCTAGAGCGGCTCGCCGAGCTTGACAGCAAGCACCAGGTGCTCTTTGCAGAATCCAGAATCAACATCGAAAACTTCTACGGAATCGAGATCGACGACTTCGCAGCAGAGGTCGCGATACTGTCGTTGTGGATCGCCAAACACCAGATGAACGCGGAGTTCAGGGAGAAGTTCAACGTCTCAATCCCACTCATCCCACTTCGGGAAGCAGGCAATATCACGGCGGGAAACGCGAACAGAATCGAATGGAACTCGATCTGCCCAAATGACCGCAAATCAGAAATTTACCTAATTGGTAACCCTCCGTATTACGGAGCCAAAAAGCAGACCGCCGATCAGAAGGCAGATTATGCCTTCGCATTCGCAGGTAATTCATACCCCAAAAATCTGAATTACGTAGCATTATGGTTCACGAAAGGCGCAGATTATATTAGGAATTCTCGAGCCGAGCTAGCTTTCGTCACAACTGACTCAGTAGTCCAAGGCGAGCACGTCGGCATGATGTTCCCCGCGCTTTTTGCCAAGGGACTTGAGATCGGCTATGCCTACACCCCGTTTAAGTGGGAGAATAATGCCAAACGAAATGCTGGCGTCACGGTGGCCGTTATCAGTCTTAGAAATATTTCCAAGGCCTCAAAGTTCCTCTACATCGACGGCCTGCGAGTAAGCGCCGGTAACATC